In the Rhodoferax fermentans genome, AGCCTCTGCCTCGTTCGCCATGATCTGGTTAAGCGCGAGCCGCACAGCACGGCCACGCGCCAAACTCTCGGCATGGCCATCCCCCAGCGCGATCAGTTCGTCACGCAAAGCGCCCAGGGTGTTGGCCTGTGTCTCACGCACTTCCACGCCGGTACCAATGGCTTCGCGGATCGAGGCGAAATACTTCACGGTGATCTTCATGACAACAAGGCCGCAAACGGGATAAAACGCACCGCGTCACCGGGCGCGATGGTCTGGCCCGGCGGGTTGTCCACCAGACCGTCCCCCCAGACCGCCGAGGTCAACACCGCCGCACTCTGGTTGGGAAACAGTTCCAGCGTGCCCGCTGCATTCAAACGCGCCCGCAGGAACTCACGGCGTTTATCGGCTCTAGCCCAGGTAAATCCTGAGGTAGCCACTATGGATAACGGAGCTAGCTGGGTCACACCCTGCATCCGTAGCAAAAACGGCCGCACCAGCAGCAAAAAGGTCACCAGACCCGACACCGGGTTGCCCGGCAGGCCGATGAAATGGGCGCCCTGTCCGGGCACCCCGCTGCGCGCGATCTGGCCGTAGGCAAAGGGTTTACCGGGCTTGATAGCGATCTGCCACAGGTTCAGCTGGCCCAGCGCCTGCACGGCAGGTTTGACGTGGTCTTCTTCACCGACCGAGACACCGCCGCTGGTCAGAATCAGGTCGTGCTGCTGCGCGGCGGCGGCCAGCGCGTCGATCGTGGCCTGGCGCTGATCCGGCACGACGCCCAGGTCAGTTACCTCACAACCCAGTCGGGTCAACAAGGCCTTGAGCACAAAACGGTTCGAGTTGTAGATGGCACTGGGGCGCATGTCTTGTGGCGCCACCTCGCCGGGCATCACCAGCTCGTCACCGGTGGTCAAGAGCGCCACTTTGGGGCGGCGCAGCACCTGCAGTTGGTTCATGCCAATACTGGCCGCCAGCCCAAGTGATGCGGGGGTCAGACGCTCCCCTTTTGAGAGTATGGTGGCACCCCGCTGGATGTCTTCACCACTGCGGCGAATCCACTGACCCAGCGTCACTGGCCCGTTGACCAACACACAGCCATTCTCTTGGAGCACGCAGTTTTCCTGCATCACCACCGCGTCGGCACCGGCTGGCAGCGGCGCGCCGGTGAAGAGTCGCGCCACCGTTTGCGCGGCCAAGGGATCTGGGCTGCTGCCCGCCGGGATGCG is a window encoding:
- a CDS encoding MoaD/ThiS family protein, translated to MKITVKYFASIREAIGTGVEVRETQANTLGALRDELIALGDGHAESLARGRAVRLALNQIMANEAEALTEGAEVAFFPPVTGG
- the glp gene encoding gephyrin-like molybdotransferase Glp, with translation MFAPLKSLDEALAELLGCAQTLDGIETVSTFDADGRVLAQDLVSALQVPPHDNSAMDGYAVCCADLAAGVALPVSQRIPAGSSPDPLAAQTVARLFTGAPLPAGADAVVMQENCVLQENGCVLVNGPVTLGQWIRRSGEDIQRGATILSKGERLTPASLGLAASIGMNQLQVLRRPKVALLTTGDELVMPGEVAPQDMRPSAIYNSNRFVLKALLTRLGCEVTDLGVVPDQRQATIDALAAAAQQHDLILTSGGVSVGEEDHVKPAVQALGQLNLWQIAIKPGKPFAYGQIARSGVPGQGAHFIGLPGNPVSGLVTFLLLVRPFLLRMQGVTQLAPLSIVATSGFTWARADKRREFLRARLNAAGTLELFPNQSAAVLTSAVWGDGLVDNPPGQTIAPGDAVRFIPFAALLS